From Amycolatopsis sp. YIM 10, the proteins below share one genomic window:
- a CDS encoding hemerythrin domain-containing protein — MDRTPENHEDIVDFLKRQHTEIRALFAEVEKSTGEHRRDRFRELVRLLAVHETAEEEVVHPAVRDLTGGKSVVEARLGEEHRAKELLSTLDKMGPGKDGFDTLLVQLRDDVLAHAEHEEREEFPLLRKQLSPERRRAMASTAKTAESIAPTRPHPGIEGSTANLLLGPPVAIMDRARDAIRSVLNR, encoded by the coding sequence ATGGACCGAACTCCCGAAAACCACGAAGACATCGTCGATTTCCTGAAGCGCCAGCACACCGAGATCAGGGCGTTGTTCGCCGAGGTGGAGAAGAGCACCGGGGAACACCGCCGGGACCGGTTCCGTGAACTGGTCCGCCTGCTCGCGGTGCACGAGACCGCCGAGGAAGAAGTGGTGCACCCGGCCGTGCGCGACCTCACCGGCGGGAAATCGGTGGTCGAGGCCCGCCTCGGCGAGGAGCACCGCGCCAAGGAACTGCTGTCCACTTTGGACAAGATGGGACCGGGCAAGGACGGGTTCGACACCCTCCTGGTGCAGTTGCGCGACGACGTGCTGGCCCATGCCGAACACGAGGAGCGCGAGGAGTTCCCGCTGCTGCGCAAGCAACTCAGCCCGGAACGGCGGCGGGCGATGGCCTCCACCGCGAAGACCGCGGAGTCGATCGCCCCGACCCGCCCGCATCCCGGCATCGAGGGTTCGACGGCGAACCTGCTGCTCGGCCCGCCGGTCGCGATCATGGACCGCGCCAGGGACGCCATCCGCTCGGTGCTGAATCGCTGA
- a CDS encoding YihY/virulence factor BrkB family protein gives MADGPTDLSRRTWWQVLKRTVEQFRRDGLTDWAAALTYYSVLSLFPAIIVLSAVLGLLGPGTIGVLTDAVGRMGPGGGTDLLVGAIHELQGSRGLAGPLAVIGLVGALWTASGYVGAFMRASNSIYEVEEGRPLWKTLPLRVGLTATLVVLLAVCAAGVVATGGIADRVGRWLGVGSAGVLVWDIAKWPVLALLISLAFALLYWAAPNVRQPGFRWLSPGGVLAVVLWLLASGGFALYVANFGSYNKTYGSLGGVIVFLVWLWLSNIAVLLGAEFDAELARGSRIEEGAPPEREPFLPPRDTAAMDDPP, from the coding sequence ATGGCTGACGGGCCCACCGACCTGTCACGGCGCACGTGGTGGCAGGTGCTCAAGCGCACGGTCGAGCAGTTCCGGCGGGACGGCCTGACCGACTGGGCAGCGGCGCTGACCTACTACAGCGTGCTGTCGCTCTTCCCGGCGATCATCGTGCTCAGCGCGGTGCTCGGCCTCCTCGGGCCGGGCACCATCGGGGTGCTGACCGACGCGGTGGGCCGGATGGGCCCCGGTGGCGGCACCGACCTGCTGGTCGGCGCGATCCACGAGTTGCAGGGCTCGCGCGGCCTGGCCGGGCCGCTGGCCGTCATCGGCCTGGTCGGCGCGCTGTGGACGGCCTCGGGTTACGTCGGCGCGTTCATGCGGGCGTCCAACAGCATCTACGAGGTGGAAGAGGGCCGCCCGCTGTGGAAAACGCTGCCGCTGCGGGTGGGCCTGACCGCCACGCTGGTGGTGCTGCTGGCGGTCTGCGCGGCCGGCGTGGTGGCCACCGGGGGCATCGCCGACCGCGTCGGCCGCTGGCTCGGTGTCGGTTCGGCGGGCGTGCTGGTCTGGGACATCGCCAAGTGGCCGGTGCTCGCCCTGCTGATCAGCCTGGCCTTCGCCCTGCTGTACTGGGCGGCGCCGAACGTCCGCCAGCCCGGTTTCCGCTGGCTCAGCCCGGGCGGGGTGCTGGCGGTGGTGCTGTGGCTGCTCGCCTCCGGTGGTTTCGCGCTGTACGTGGCGAACTTCGGGTCCTACAACAAGACCTACGGCTCGCTGGGCGGCGTGATCGTGTTCCTCGTGTGGTTGTGGCTGTCGAACATCGCGGTCCTGCTCGGCGCCGAGTTCGACGCCGAACTGGCCCGCGGGAGCCGGATCGAGGAGGGCGCGCCACCGGAGCGGGAACCGTTCCTGCCGCCACGTGACACCGCCGCCATGGACGACCCGCCGTGA
- a CDS encoding ANTAR domain-containing response regulator — MNGDLLAREFAGLTRSLLTASSVAEVLGHVADAADRLIPGADVVSVSLRDQSDQLHTPVHSAPVAEELDRLQNQFQEGPCLDAAQPSGPASGGSSDLAEDENWPKFGPAAAALGFTSVWSTALLPDPGDLLRTRGALNVFSRGKLGERAADISLLLSTHAALAIAHTHAITKTELQQVQLRRAIDSRDVIGQAKGILMARRGMTADEAFAVLRRTSQDLNIKLAELARTLTTRHTDLDLPGPTSKP, encoded by the coding sequence ATGAACGGAGATCTGCTGGCCCGGGAGTTCGCCGGGCTCACCCGCTCGCTGCTGACCGCGTCGAGCGTGGCGGAGGTGCTCGGCCACGTCGCCGACGCGGCCGATCGGCTGATCCCCGGGGCGGACGTGGTCAGCGTGAGCCTGCGTGACCAGAGCGACCAACTGCACACGCCGGTCCACAGCGCCCCCGTCGCCGAAGAACTGGACCGGCTGCAGAACCAGTTCCAGGAGGGGCCGTGCCTGGACGCCGCCCAGCCGAGCGGCCCCGCCTCCGGGGGCAGTTCCGACCTGGCGGAGGACGAGAACTGGCCGAAGTTCGGCCCCGCCGCCGCGGCGCTCGGTTTCACCTCGGTGTGGTCGACCGCCCTGCTGCCCGATCCCGGAGATCTGCTGCGCACCCGCGGCGCGCTGAACGTCTTCTCGCGCGGGAAGCTCGGTGAGCGCGCCGCCGACATCTCGCTGCTGCTGTCCACGCACGCGGCACTGGCCATCGCGCACACCCACGCGATCACAAAAACCGAGTTGCAGCAGGTGCAACTACGCCGGGCCATCGACAGCCGGGACGTGATCGGGCAGGCAAAGGGCATTCTGATGGCCCGGCGCGGGATGACCGCCGACGAGGCGTTCGCGGTGCTGCGCCGGACTTCGCAGGACCTCAACATCAAGCTCGCCGAGCTGGCCCGCACGCTGACCACCCGGCACACCGACCTGGATCTCCCCGGCCCGACCTCGAAGCCGTGA